A region from the Halobellus litoreus genome encodes:
- a CDS encoding TOBE domain-containing protein, producing the protein MALSARNRLTGTVTSVEKDDIMAEVVVELGGGQEITSTITRGSADRLDLREGDEVAAVIKASEVMIDSE; encoded by the coding sequence ATGGCACTGAGCGCCAGAAACCGGCTTACAGGAACCGTGACGTCGGTCGAGAAGGACGACATTATGGCGGAGGTCGTCGTCGAACTCGGCGGCGGACAGGAGATCACCTCGACGATCACGCGCGGGTCCGCCGACCGCCTCGATCTGCGTGAAGGCGACGAGGTCGCCGCCGTGATCAAGGCCAGCGAGGTGATGATCGACAGCGAGTGA
- a CDS encoding 50S ribosomal protein L1, translating into MADTIVDAVARALDEAPPRNFRETVDLAVNLRDLDLNDPSKRVDESVVLPAGTGQETQIVVFASGETALRAEEVADQVLDGDDLEDLGDDTDAAKDLADETDFFVAEASLMQDIGRFLGTVLGPRGKMPTPLQPDDDVVETVNRMKNTVQLRSRDRRTFHTRVGAQDMDPDQIADNVDVIVRRLEASLEKGPLNIDSMYVKTTMGPSVEVPA; encoded by the coding sequence ATGGCAGATACGATAGTTGACGCAGTCGCTCGCGCGCTCGACGAGGCACCGCCGCGGAACTTCCGCGAGACGGTCGACCTCGCCGTCAATCTGCGCGATCTCGACCTAAACGACCCCTCGAAACGTGTCGACGAGTCTGTCGTCCTGCCCGCCGGTACTGGGCAAGAGACGCAGATCGTCGTCTTCGCGAGCGGTGAGACAGCGCTCCGAGCCGAGGAGGTCGCCGACCAGGTTCTGGACGGCGACGACCTCGAAGACCTCGGAGACGACACCGACGCGGCAAAAGACCTCGCCGACGAGACCGACTTCTTCGTGGCCGAAGCCAGCCTGATGCAGGACATCGGCCGCTTCCTTGGGACGGTTCTCGGTCCGCGCGGTAAGATGCCGACGCCGCTCCAGCCGGACGACGACGTCGTCGAGACAGTGAACAGAATGAAGAACACGGTGCAACTCCGCTCCCGCGATCGCCGGACGTTCCACACCCGCGTGGGTGCACAGGACATGGACCCCGACCAGATCGCGGACAACGTCGACGTCATCGTCCGTCGTCTCGAGGCGAGCCTGGAGAAGGGCCCCCTCAACATCGATTCGATGTACGTGAAGACGACGATGGGCCCGTCCGTGGAGGTACCCGCATGA
- a CDS encoding RNA polymerase Rpb4 family protein, giving the protein MTIFKEKVDEEYLTVSEVKTLLEDVEAERAADEDRELRYELARAIEHVNRFAHLDPEESRDLVEELLELEKVDATTAIKIADLLPQSRDELRAVYAQERYALSGDELDDVLNVVAKYV; this is encoded by the coding sequence ATGACCATCTTCAAAGAGAAGGTAGACGAGGAGTACTTGACCGTCTCGGAGGTCAAGACCCTCCTGGAGGACGTCGAAGCCGAGCGCGCCGCGGACGAGGATCGAGAGCTGCGCTACGAGCTGGCCCGCGCCATCGAACACGTGAACCGGTTCGCCCACCTCGACCCCGAGGAGTCCCGAGACCTCGTCGAGGAACTCCTCGAACTGGAGAAGGTCGACGCGACGACGGCGATCAAGATCGCGGACCTCCTCCCGCAGAGCCGGGACGAACTCCGTGCGGTGTACGCGCAGGAGCGCTACGCGCTCAGCGGCGACGAACTCGACGACGTGTTGAACGTCGTCGCGAAGTACGTCTAG
- a CDS encoding tripartite tricarboxylate transporter permease: MASPSITLAYALLGVALGTLTGLIPGLHVNSVAFVLVGVAPSVDGPPVAVGAAILAAGVVHTFLSIVPGLVLGVPDAATAPGALPGHRLVLAGRGREAIRLSAVGSGVALAGAVAVALPLSRVVAAGREWLLAALPVLLALVAALLVLAEPTRRARLGGVLCLGVATALGFLTLDLPATGVLTPEGAASMLAPIFGGLFGAPILLDALDARGAIPPQDGTTLGLSRIEAVRAALAGVGGGALVGYLPGVSAGVAAVLALGGAGGSGPAGRGSDRAYVVATSGADTATAVFAVASLAVLGAPRSGVTVALSSLVGPAGDGSAIAPMGLLGMLLVIVFAAGLGIVLLLIVGERYLSIVRRLPRRPLLVVVLGLLLALAVGFAGRIGGAVFCLAALVGLLPPRVGARRVHLMGVLFGPIALG, encoded by the coding sequence ATGGCGTCGCCCTCGATCACACTCGCGTACGCGCTCCTCGGCGTGGCGCTCGGAACGCTCACGGGGCTGATCCCGGGGCTCCACGTCAACAGCGTCGCGTTCGTCCTCGTTGGCGTCGCGCCGAGCGTCGACGGCCCGCCGGTGGCGGTCGGCGCGGCGATCCTCGCGGCCGGCGTGGTGCACACGTTCCTCTCGATCGTGCCCGGACTCGTCCTCGGCGTCCCCGACGCCGCGACCGCGCCGGGAGCCCTCCCGGGTCACCGACTCGTCCTCGCGGGTCGCGGGCGGGAGGCGATCCGGCTCTCGGCGGTGGGAAGCGGCGTCGCGCTCGCGGGGGCGGTCGCGGTCGCGCTCCCGCTGTCGCGCGTCGTCGCCGCCGGCCGTGAGTGGCTCCTCGCCGCGCTGCCGGTCCTGCTGGCGCTCGTGGCCGCGCTGTTGGTCCTCGCGGAACCGACCCGACGAGCGCGCCTCGGCGGTGTCCTCTGTCTCGGCGTCGCGACCGCGCTCGGCTTCCTGACGCTCGATCTGCCCGCGACGGGCGTGCTGACGCCCGAGGGAGCGGCGTCGATGCTGGCCCCGATCTTCGGCGGGCTGTTCGGGGCGCCGATCCTGCTCGACGCGCTCGACGCCCGTGGGGCGATCCCGCCGCAGGATGGGACGACGCTCGGACTGTCGCGAATCGAGGCGGTCCGGGCCGCGCTGGCCGGCGTCGGCGGGGGCGCGCTCGTCGGCTACCTCCCGGGCGTCTCCGCGGGCGTCGCCGCGGTGCTCGCCCTCGGCGGGGCGGGCGGAAGCGGGCCCGCGGGGCGCGGCTCTGACCGCGCCTACGTCGTCGCGACCAGCGGGGCCGACACGGCGACGGCCGTCTTTGCGGTCGCCTCGCTCGCGGTCCTCGGCGCGCCACGCAGTGGGGTGACCGTCGCGCTCTCGTCGCTCGTGGGGCCGGCGGGCGACGGGTCCGCGATCGCACCGATGGGATTGCTCGGAATGCTCCTGGTGATCGTTTTCGCCGCGGGCCTCGGCATCGTGCTCCTGCTCATCGTCGGCGAGCGCTATCTATCGATCGTGCGTCGCCTGCCGCGCCGGCCGCTGCTCGTCGTCGTCCTGGGGCTCCTGCTCGCGCTCGCGGTCGGCTTCGCGGGCCGGATCGGCGGGGCCGTCTTCTGTCTCGCCGCGCTCGTCGGACTGCTGCCGCCCCGAGTCGGCGCGCGACGCGTTCACCTGATGGGGGTGCTCTTCGGGCCGATCGCGCTGGGTTGA
- a CDS encoding 50S ribosomal protein L21e, protein MPSSNGPLHGTRGKLSNKPRERGTSPPQRAIAEYDEGQKVHLKIDPSVRKGRFHPRFNGHTGEVVGKQGRAFKVRIVDGGKEKTLIARPAHLRAQE, encoded by the coding sequence ATGCCGAGTTCCAACGGTCCACTTCACGGTACGCGAGGAAAGCTCTCGAACAAGCCGCGCGAGCGCGGGACGTCGCCGCCGCAGCGCGCGATCGCGGAGTACGACGAGGGCCAGAAGGTCCACCTGAAAATCGACCCGAGCGTTCGCAAAGGTCGGTTCCACCCCCGTTTCAACGGCCACACCGGCGAGGTCGTCGGCAAACAGGGCCGCGCGTTCAAGGTCCGGATCGTCGACGGCGGCAAAGAGAAGACGCTCATCGCTCGCCCCGCCCACCTGCGCGCTCAGGAGTAA
- a CDS encoding 50S ribosomal protein L10, with protein sequence MSESAAARRTETIPEWKREEVAELVDFLEGYDSIGVVDVAGIPSRQLQSMRRELHGSAELRMSRNTLTVRALEEVDDGLEDLTEYVSGQVALVGTNDNPFGLYKQLEASKTPAPISAGEVAPNDIVIPEGDTGVDPGPFVGELQQVGAAARIMDGSIQVTEDSKVLDAGEPVSEELEGVLSELGIEPKEVGLDLRGVFSEGVRFEPDELAIDVDEYRADIQSAAAAARNLSVNASYPTAQTAPTLLAKAAGDAKALGLFAAIEDPDVLPDLVAKADAQVRALAAQIDDEEALPEELRGVEAPAPAADEADDADDEEESADEDDTEDEADADDTDDDDDDGAEGLGAMFG encoded by the coding sequence ATGAGCGAGAGTGCCGCCGCGAGACGGACGGAGACGATCCCCGAGTGGAAGCGCGAGGAGGTCGCCGAACTGGTCGACTTCCTCGAGGGCTACGACTCGATCGGCGTCGTCGACGTCGCCGGCATCCCGAGCCGCCAGCTACAGAGTATGCGGCGGGAACTCCACGGGAGCGCGGAACTGCGGATGAGCCGCAACACGCTCACCGTCCGCGCCCTCGAGGAGGTCGACGACGGCCTCGAAGACCTGACCGAGTACGTCTCGGGACAGGTCGCCCTCGTCGGCACCAACGACAACCCCTTCGGGCTGTACAAGCAGCTCGAAGCCTCGAAGACGCCCGCGCCGATCAGCGCCGGCGAAGTCGCGCCCAACGACATCGTCATCCCCGAGGGTGACACGGGCGTCGACCCCGGCCCGTTCGTGGGCGAACTCCAGCAGGTGGGCGCGGCAGCCCGCATTATGGACGGCTCGATCCAAGTCACCGAGGACTCGAAGGTCCTCGACGCCGGCGAGCCCGTCTCCGAGGAACTCGAAGGCGTCCTCTCGGAACTCGGCATCGAGCCGAAGGAAGTCGGCCTCGACCTGCGGGGCGTCTTCTCCGAGGGCGTCCGCTTCGAGCCCGACGAACTCGCGATCGACGTCGACGAGTACCGCGCGGACATCCAGTCCGCCGCCGCAGCCGCACGGAACCTCTCGGTCAACGCGAGCTACCCGACGGCGCAGACCGCGCCGACGCTGCTCGCGAAGGCCGCCGGCGACGCGAAGGCCCTCGGCCTGTTCGCCGCCATCGAGGACCCCGACGTGCTGCCCGACCTCGTCGCGAAGGCCGACGCGCAGGTCCGCGCGCTCGCCGCCCAGATCGACGACGAGGAGGCGCTCCCGGAGGAACTCCGGGGCGTCGAGGCGCCCGCGCCGGCCGCTGACGAGGCGGACGACGCGGACGACGAAGAGGAATCGGCCGACGAAGACGACACCGAAGACGAAGCCGACGCCGACGACACCGACGACGATGACGACGACGGTGCCGAGGGCCTCGGCGCGATGTTCGGATAA
- a CDS encoding 50S ribosomal protein L11, whose protein sequence is MAGTIEVLVPGGEANPGPPLGPELGPTPVNVQDVVQQINDETAAFDGMEVPVTVEYDDDGSFSISVGVPPTAELVKDEAGFETGSGEPQKNFVADLTVEQVKKIAEQKSSDLLSYDSFNAAKEVVGTCTSLGVTIEGNDPREFKRRMEDGEYDDVFAE, encoded by the coding sequence ATGGCTGGAACTATCGAAGTACTCGTTCCCGGCGGGGAGGCGAACCCCGGTCCGCCGCTCGGTCCGGAACTCGGACCGACTCCTGTGAACGTGCAGGACGTCGTGCAGCAGATCAACGACGAGACCGCCGCATTCGACGGGATGGAAGTCCCCGTCACCGTCGAGTACGATGACGACGGCTCCTTCTCGATCTCTGTCGGCGTTCCGCCGACGGCCGAACTCGTCAAAGACGAGGCCGGCTTCGAGACCGGGTCGGGCGAACCCCAGAAGAACTTCGTCGCCGATCTGACCGTCGAACAGGTGAAGAAGATCGCGGAGCAGAAGTCCTCGGACCTGCTCTCCTACGACTCGTTCAACGCCGCGAAGGAGGTCGTCGGCACCTGCACCTCCCTCGGCGTCACGATCGAGGGCAACGACCCCCGCGAGTTCAAACGGCGGATGGAAGACGGCGAGTACGACGACGTCTTCGCGGAGTAA
- a CDS encoding HVO_2753 family zinc finger protein, whose amino-acid sequence MSQSEQRHARQCVSCGINISGMSAATFNCPDCGHEISRCAKCRKQSNLYECPDCGFMGP is encoded by the coding sequence ATGAGCCAGTCCGAACAGCGACACGCCCGACAGTGCGTGTCCTGTGGCATCAACATCTCCGGCATGAGCGCGGCGACGTTCAACTGTCCGGACTGTGGCCACGAGATCTCGCGGTGTGCGAAGTGCCGAAAGCAGAGCAACCTCTATGAGTGCCCCGACTGCGGGTTTATGGGACCCTGA
- a CDS encoding 16S ribosomal RNA methyltransferase A, with amino-acid sequence MTDTTPGGAPEPRDPDDLRRRAGVRGDPDRDQHFLVDDRVLDRIPTYLPEDADTSHLLEIGGGTGALTDRLLRVGDEVTVVERDPPLAAFLREEFAEAVDAGRLRVVEGDALDVDLPEFSAAVSNLPYGISSEITFRLLPENRPLVLMFQREFGERMAAEPGTDAYGRLSVTAQHYADVEVVEIVPPTAFDPAPAVESAIVRLRPREPDYVVDDESFFFDFVKALFTQRRKTIRNGIRNTAHISGLSDPEAVVAAVEGVNEDLLRARAGSLAPEAFAELTAIADEHGR; translated from the coding sequence ATGACTGATACGACGCCCGGCGGGGCCCCGGAACCTCGTGATCCCGACGACCTGCGCCGTCGGGCGGGGGTGCGCGGCGACCCGGATCGGGATCAGCACTTCCTGGTCGACGACCGAGTGCTCGATCGGATTCCCACGTACCTCCCCGAGGACGCCGACACCAGCCACCTCCTCGAAATCGGAGGCGGGACGGGCGCACTCACCGATCGGTTGCTCCGCGTCGGCGACGAGGTGACCGTCGTCGAGCGCGACCCGCCGCTCGCGGCGTTCCTCCGCGAGGAGTTCGCGGAGGCGGTCGACGCCGGGCGGTTGCGGGTGGTCGAGGGCGACGCCCTCGACGTCGACCTCCCCGAGTTTTCCGCCGCCGTCTCGAACCTCCCGTACGGTATCTCCTCGGAGATCACCTTCCGACTGCTCCCCGAGAACCGTCCGCTCGTGTTGATGTTCCAGCGGGAGTTCGGCGAGCGGATGGCGGCCGAACCGGGCACCGACGCGTACGGACGGCTGTCGGTCACGGCGCAACACTACGCCGACGTCGAGGTGGTCGAAATCGTGCCACCGACGGCGTTCGACCCCGCGCCGGCGGTCGAGAGCGCGATCGTCCGGCTCCGGCCGCGGGAGCCGGACTACGTCGTCGACGACGAGTCGTTCTTCTTCGACTTCGTGAAGGCGCTCTTCACCCAGCGTCGCAAGACGATCCGAAACGGGATCCGGAACACGGCGCACATCTCGGGACTGTCGGACCCCGAAGCGGTCGTCGCCGCGGTCGAGGGGGTAAACGAGGACCTGTTACGTGCGCGGGCGGGGTCGCTCGCGCCCGAAGCGTTCGCGGAGCTGACCGCAATCGCGGACGAGCACGGTCGCTGA
- a CDS encoding HalOD1 output domain-containing protein encodes MSVSSGLEAPAEETYHYEREPGEPVSEAVVTAVSEFSDRPVVTPQIGASDEDADVLPPLYDYVDTDALDALVTGRRGADAGFSVTFTYGAYLVTVRKWVVTVTRSD; translated from the coding sequence ATGAGCGTATCAAGCGGATTGGAAGCCCCTGCCGAAGAGACCTACCACTACGAGCGCGAGCCCGGCGAACCGGTCAGCGAGGCGGTCGTTACGGCGGTGAGCGAGTTTTCCGACCGTCCCGTCGTCACGCCGCAAATCGGCGCATCCGACGAGGACGCGGACGTGCTGCCGCCGCTCTACGACTACGTCGATACCGATGCGCTCGACGCGCTCGTGACTGGAAGACGCGGTGCAGACGCGGGGTTTTCGGTAACGTTTACGTACGGAGCGTATCTGGTGACCGTCCGGAAGTGGGTCGTCACCGTCACGCGGTCCGACTGA
- the rpl12p gene encoding 50S ribosomal protein P1, translating to MEYVYAALTLNESGAEINEENITAVLEAAGVDVEESRVKALVAALEDVDIDEAVETAAAAPAPAAGGDSGAVETADEEEEAEEAEEADEAEEADDEDEDEEASGEGLGNLFG from the coding sequence ATGGAATACGTTTACGCAGCTCTCACCCTGAACGAATCGGGCGCAGAGATCAACGAAGAGAACATCACCGCGGTCCTCGAGGCCGCCGGTGTGGACGTCGAAGAGTCCCGAGTGAAGGCGCTCGTCGCCGCGCTCGAGGACGTCGACATCGACGAGGCCGTCGAGACGGCCGCCGCCGCTCCCGCGCCCGCCGCGGGCGGCGACTCCGGTGCCGTCGAAACGGCCGACGAGGAAGAGGAAGCCGAGGAGGCCGAGGAGGCCGACGAGGCCGAGGAAGCCGACGACGAGGACGAGGACGAAGAGGCCTCCGGCGAGGGTCTCGGCAACCTCTTCGGCTGA
- a CDS encoding elongation factor 1-beta yields the protein MGKVAAKIKVMPNSPDIDLDDLQERLEQSLPEGAKINGFERDDVAFGLVALLPTVIVPDDAGGTEAVEEAFHDVDGVESVSVENVGRI from the coding sequence ATGGGAAAGGTAGCTGCCAAGATCAAGGTCATGCCGAACAGCCCCGATATCGACCTCGACGACCTCCAAGAGCGGCTCGAACAGTCGCTGCCCGAGGGCGCGAAGATCAACGGGTTCGAGCGCGACGACGTCGCGTTCGGGCTGGTCGCGCTGCTGCCGACCGTGATCGTCCCCGACGACGCGGGCGGCACCGAGGCTGTCGAAGAGGCGTTCCACGACGTCGACGGCGTCGAGAGCGTCTCCGTCGAAAACGTCGGCCGCATCTGA
- a CDS encoding mechanosensitive ion channel family protein produces the protein MFGTLQTSFGGLGGIGSALVRLSELVPTFTGRIAVTFAIGVATMALLARTDRLHEAAPERLPSTAWHLLITLGTMLAAATAGVAIVGVWGLSDELIGVFGQNYGPETLVRIGISALFLIGAYTMTGLVRQLAEELAETRSSIGEHEGEIAFRLGQVTLYLLALAIILSLWNVNVGGFLVGAGFLGIVVGMAARQTLGALLAGFVLMFSRPFEIGDWIQVGDYEGIVTDITIVNTRIQTFDGEYVMIPNDVVSSESLVNRSRKGRLRIEVEVGVDYDADPERAATIANRAVSKLDDPMNVPTPQVVLKRLDDSAVVLGVRYWIDNPSARRKWRSKTAVIGAVKAALEEEDIKIPFPQRELMGRTEDGGFVLAGDERPAQRQVEPTPDGGDGGDS, from the coding sequence ATGTTCGGAACCCTCCAGACGTCGTTCGGCGGTCTCGGCGGAATCGGAAGCGCACTGGTGCGTCTCTCGGAACTGGTCCCGACGTTCACCGGCCGGATCGCCGTCACCTTCGCTATCGGCGTCGCCACGATGGCGCTCCTGGCCCGGACCGACCGACTCCACGAAGCCGCTCCCGAGCGCCTGCCGTCGACGGCGTGGCACCTCTTGATCACGCTGGGGACGATGCTCGCCGCGGCGACGGCCGGGGTGGCGATCGTCGGCGTCTGGGGGCTCTCGGACGAGTTGATCGGCGTCTTCGGCCAGAACTACGGTCCCGAGACGCTCGTCAGGATCGGCATCTCGGCGCTGTTTCTGATCGGCGCGTACACGATGACGGGGCTGGTCCGACAACTCGCCGAGGAACTCGCGGAGACGCGATCGTCGATCGGCGAGCACGAGGGCGAGATCGCCTTTCGGCTCGGGCAGGTCACGCTGTACCTCCTCGCGCTCGCGATCATCCTCTCGCTGTGGAACGTCAACGTCGGCGGGTTCCTCGTCGGCGCGGGGTTCCTCGGGATCGTCGTCGGGATGGCGGCCCGACAGACCCTGGGGGCGCTCCTGGCGGGGTTCGTCCTGATGTTCTCTCGACCCTTCGAGATCGGCGACTGGATTCAAGTGGGCGACTACGAGGGGATCGTGACCGATATCACCATCGTCAACACGCGCATCCAGACGTTCGACGGCGAGTACGTGATGATCCCCAACGACGTCGTCTCTTCGGAGAGCCTGGTCAACCGGAGCCGGAAGGGGCGGCTCCGCATCGAGGTCGAGGTCGGTGTCGACTACGACGCCGATCCCGAGCGGGCCGCGACGATCGCGAATCGGGCCGTCTCGAAGCTCGACGATCCGATGAACGTCCCGACGCCGCAGGTGGTGCTCAAGCGACTCGACGACTCCGCGGTCGTCCTCGGCGTGCGCTACTGGATCGACAACCCGAGCGCCCGGCGGAAGTGGCGCTCGAAGACGGCGGTGATCGGCGCGGTCAAAGCGGCGCTGGAGGAAGAGGACATCAAGATCCCGTTCCCGCAGCGGGAACTGATGGGCCGAACCGAGGACGGCGGGTTCGTCCTCGCCGGCGACGAGCGGCCCGCACAGCGACAGGTGGAACCGACGCCGGACGGCGGCGACGGGGGCGACTCGTGA
- a CDS encoding helix-turn-helix domain-containing protein, translating into MSFIAEFCVEIPPLAHASEAVPEMRFSGEDIVLKGDRPHKFVFTAYGARFDEFEAALDADPTVKEYTVLTKFAETAYYVVTYTEETDTRGTYHVAVEEDIAYLNMELRNGEYHVRARVPHRAALGTLREYCREQGIPFRLERIFHEESSPSGVGLTDAQETALRSAYEGGYFDSPRQTTLAAIGDELGISRQAVADRLRRGHKRLIETTLV; encoded by the coding sequence ATGAGCTTCATCGCGGAGTTCTGCGTCGAGATCCCGCCGCTGGCGCACGCGTCGGAAGCCGTCCCGGAAATGCGGTTCTCCGGCGAAGACATCGTGCTCAAGGGTGACCGTCCGCACAAGTTCGTGTTCACGGCGTACGGGGCCCGTTTCGACGAGTTCGAGGCGGCTCTCGACGCGGACCCGACCGTGAAGGAGTACACCGTGCTCACGAAGTTCGCGGAGACGGCCTACTACGTCGTCACCTACACCGAAGAGACGGACACTCGGGGCACCTATCACGTCGCAGTCGAAGAGGACATCGCGTATCTGAATATGGAACTCCGGAACGGCGAGTACCACGTTCGGGCCCGCGTTCCGCACCGAGCGGCCCTCGGGACGCTCAGGGAGTACTGTCGGGAACAGGGGATTCCGTTCCGCCTGGAACGGATCTTCCACGAGGAATCGTCGCCGTCGGGCGTCGGCCTCACGGACGCCCAGGAAACGGCACTCCGAAGCGCCTACGAGGGAGGGTACTTCGATTCGCCGCGGCAGACGACGCTCGCAGCCATCGGCGACGAGTTGGGCATCTCGCGGCAGGCCGTCGCGGACCGGCTTCGCCGGGGACACAAGCGGTTGATCGAGACGACACTCGTCTGA
- a CDS encoding M20/M25/M40 family metallo-hydrolase produces MDEDRRTFLTDLLTTPSPSGFEAVGQRVWLDYVREFADEVWTDDYGNAVAVHEGRSDASIAFTGHADEIGFIVRDVTEEGFLRIAPIGGADRTVSKGQHVTVHAEAPVAGVVGQTAIHLRDREAESYDDIDEQFVDVGAEDGEEAEDLVEVGDPVTVETRVRPLQGTRLAARGMDNRVGIWSAAEGLRSATEADVDATVYAVSTVQEEVGVQGAKMIGFDLDPDAAVAVDVTHATDNPDIPGKRTGPVELGSGPVVSRGSANHPSLVELARDSAADADVDVQLQATGTRTGTDADAFYTARSGIPALNLGIPNRYMHTPVEVIDTADLDAVAELLGSVAAHAGDAAPFGLDL; encoded by the coding sequence ATGGACGAAGACAGACGCACGTTTCTGACAGATCTGCTGACGACGCCCAGCCCCTCGGGGTTCGAGGCCGTCGGCCAGCGAGTGTGGCTCGACTACGTTCGCGAGTTCGCCGACGAGGTTTGGACGGACGACTACGGCAACGCGGTCGCGGTCCACGAGGGGCGTTCCGACGCCTCGATCGCGTTCACCGGCCACGCCGACGAGATCGGGTTCATCGTCCGCGACGTGACCGAAGAGGGCTTCCTGCGGATCGCCCCGATCGGCGGCGCGGATCGGACGGTCTCGAAGGGCCAACACGTGACCGTCCACGCGGAGGCCCCGGTCGCGGGCGTCGTCGGGCAGACGGCGATCCACCTGCGCGACCGGGAGGCCGAGTCCTACGACGACATCGACGAGCAGTTCGTGGACGTCGGTGCCGAGGACGGCGAGGAGGCCGAAGACCTCGTCGAGGTCGGCGACCCGGTGACCGTCGAGACCCGCGTGCGGCCGCTGCAGGGGACTCGACTGGCCGCCAGAGGAATGGACAACCGCGTGGGGATCTGGTCGGCCGCCGAGGGGCTCCGCTCGGCGACCGAAGCCGACGTCGACGCCACGGTGTACGCCGTCAGTACGGTGCAGGAGGAGGTCGGCGTCCAGGGCGCGAAGATGATCGGGTTCGACCTCGACCCCGACGCCGCGGTCGCCGTCGACGTGACCCACGCCACCGACAACCCCGACATCCCGGGCAAACGCACCGGCCCGGTGGAACTCGGGAGCGGGCCGGTGGTCTCCCGCGGCAGCGCGAACCACCCTTCGCTGGTCGAACTCGCCCGCGATTCGGCCGCCGACGCCGACGTCGACGTGCAGTTGCAGGCGACCGGGACGCGGACCGGCACCGACGCCGACGCGTTCTACACCGCCCGCAGCGGCATTCCCGCGCTGAATCTCGGGATCCCGAACCGGTATATGCACACCCCCGTCGAGGTGATCGACACGGCCGACCTCGACGCCGTCGCCGAGCTGCTGGGGTCGGTCGCGGCCCACGCCGGCGACGCCGCACCGTTCGGCCTCGACCTGTGA
- a CDS encoding DUF655 domain-containing protein, producing MTTTESGDADGPTDSAGDDADRTGERESDPEDVRYAVVLDHLPHGRADDDRPRHRKSPLAYALGERDFRLFEVTLSDDADVSIGDRVVIGPTEARDAVSGFKQVTYDDLSNTANAELEYAIEEIVDANERRFVDFYNDAQPITLRLHQLNLLPGIGKKLRNNILDQRKRGPFESFEDVEDRVSGLHRPKEVLVERILEELRDDDLKYKTFVGRES from the coding sequence ATGACCACGACCGAGAGCGGAGACGCCGACGGCCCGACCGACTCGGCAGGCGACGACGCCGACCGGACGGGCGAACGCGAATCCGACCCCGAGGACGTGCGCTACGCGGTCGTCCTGGATCACCTGCCTCACGGACGCGCGGACGACGACCGGCCTCGTCACCGGAAATCACCGCTCGCGTACGCGCTCGGCGAGCGCGACTTCCGCCTCTTCGAGGTGACGCTGTCGGACGACGCGGACGTCTCGATCGGTGACCGCGTCGTGATCGGCCCGACGGAGGCGCGCGACGCCGTCTCGGGGTTCAAACAGGTGACCTACGACGACCTCTCGAACACCGCGAACGCCGAGCTCGAGTACGCGATCGAGGAGATCGTCGACGCGAACGAGCGCCGCTTCGTCGACTTCTACAACGACGCGCAGCCGATCACCCTCCGGCTCCACCAGCTGAACCTGCTGCCCGGGATCGGGAAGAAACTCCGGAACAACATCCTAGATCAGCGCAAGCGCGGCCCCTTCGAGAGTTTCGAGGACGTCGAAGATCGCGTCTCGGGCCTCCACCGGCCGAAGGAAGTCCTCGTCGAGCGGATCTTAGAGGAGTTGCGCGACGACGACCTGAAGTACAAGACCTTCGTCGGCCGCGAGTCCTAG